The following are from one region of the Alicyclobacillus fastidiosus genome:
- the rnpA gene encoding ribonuclease P protein component: MQSAYRLKDNRDFRRVFRRGKSFATARLVLYYCDNRLPSFRVGFSISKKVGNAVVRNRVKRALRAGFQTLIPQLSDKPIDIVIVCRKSAAESDFHELMNDVMKLLQKAKVVV; this comes from the coding sequence TTGCAGAGTGCGTACCGATTGAAGGACAATCGCGATTTTCGACGCGTATTTCGTCGAGGAAAATCGTTTGCGACGGCGCGGTTGGTATTGTATTATTGCGACAATCGCCTGCCTTCTTTTCGCGTGGGGTTCTCTATTAGTAAGAAGGTTGGCAATGCGGTTGTAAGAAACCGCGTGAAGCGTGCGTTGCGCGCAGGTTTCCAGACCCTTATTCCGCAACTTTCGGACAAGCCAATCGACATTGTGATTGTCTGCCGGAAAAGTGCGGCGGAGTCCGATTTCCACGAATTGATGAACGATGTCATGAAACTCCTGCAGAAAGCCAAAGTCGTGGTATGA
- the yidD gene encoding membrane protein insertion efficiency factor YidD: MKFILLAFIRFYRKCISPLTPPSCRFVPTCSEYAMQSISRFGAIKGGWLAVKRLAKCGPWHPGGVDEVPLPK; encoded by the coding sequence ATGAAGTTCATTCTTCTCGCGTTTATCCGCTTCTACCGGAAATGTATATCTCCACTAACACCCCCCAGTTGTCGTTTTGTTCCGACGTGCTCGGAGTATGCGATGCAGTCTATCTCGCGGTTTGGGGCCATTAAAGGTGGATGGTTGGCAGTCAAGAGGTTAGCGAAATGTGGGCCGTGGCACCCAGGCGGTGTCGACGAGGTTCCGTTACCGAAGTAG